In Debaryomyces hansenii CBS767 chromosome A complete sequence, a genomic segment contains:
- a CDS encoding DEHA2D00902p (similar to wi|NCU08516.1 Neurospora crassa), with protein sequence MKLFTVIIVLVSINLVNALSFNGSDILANDNHGGKNMSNNSNPHVDFYSIKASGIRATFMPYGARLTHLLVKDRDGNPQDVVVGYDKGDAYINDTDTVHSYFGAVVGRYANRIKKGTFEIDDETYHVPRNENNGTNTLHGGTVGYDQRNWTVTSYNESSITFMLEDNGYEGFPGSVITYATYAVKTRDRRPILTTRLVSIPLDGATPISLSNHIYWSLNAFTDARNPTVLNDTLSLPYSNRYIETDKFLVPTGDINLVQDKAGTDFIEAIELGTNIKQAVGGCGPKCTGLDTAFILDRPRYSGPESTDLVLLTLQSNKTGIKMELKTNQQSLQIYSCDGQDGTIPVKKSQQHGNDTTYLEQYGCVVIEPQQWIDGINNPQWAQNEFQVYGVDTQPAVNFASYEFSSFE encoded by the coding sequence atgaaaCTATTTACTGTAATTATTGTTTTAGTCTCGATCAATTTAGTTAATGCATTATCGTTCAACGGCTCGGATATTTTAGCGAATGACAATCATGGAGGAAAAAATATGAGCAACAACTCAAACCCTCATGTTGATTTCTATTCCATTAAAGCTAGTGGTATTAGGGCAACATTCATGCCTTACGGTGCTAGGTTAACACATTTATTAGTAAAAGATAGAGATGGTAACCCACAGGATGTAGTTGTGGGGTATGACAAAGGAGACGCATATATCAATGATACTGATACGGTTCATTCTTACTTTGGTGCAGTTGTAGGACGATACGCAAATCGTATCAAGAAAGGTACGTTTGAAATTGACGATGAAACATACCATGTTCCTAGGAATGAAAATAACGGAACTAACACGCTTCATGGTGGAACTGTTGGATATGATCAACGCAACTGGACTGTTACATCATATAATGAATCTAGCATTACATTTATGCTTGAAGATAATGGATATGAAGGCTTCCCAGGTAGCGTTATCACTTATGCGACTTATGCAGTGAAGACTAGAGACAGGCGGCCAATATTGACTACTAGGCTAGTGAGCATTCCTTTGGATGGTGCTACCCCAATTCTGCTTTCGAACCACATATACTGGAGTTTAAACGCTTTTACCGATGCTCGAAATCCTACAGTTTTAAATGATACTTTGTCGCTTCCATATTCAAACAGATACATTGAAACCGATAAATTTTTGGTTCCGACGGGTGACATTAACCTTGTTCAAGATAAAGCTGGAACAGATTTCATTGAAGCCATTGAATTAGGAACTAACATTAAGCAAGCAGTAGGGGGTTGTGGTCCAAAATGCACTGGCCTCGATACTGCATTTATTTTGGATCGTCCAAGGTATTCAGGTCCCGAGTCAACAGACTTGGTCCTTCTTACTTtacaatcaaataaaacGGGGATTAAAATGGAGTTAAAAACAAACCAACAGTCTTTACAGATATACAGTTGCGACGGACAAGATGGTACAATTCCAGTCAAGAAAAGCCAACAACATGGAAATGATACAACATATTTAGAACAGTATGGATGTGTTGTGATTGAGCCACAACAATGGATTGATGGTATTAATAACCCACAATGGGCACAGAATGAATTTCAAGTATATGGTGTTGACACCCAACCAGCAGTTAATTTTGCTCTGTATGAATTCAGTTCTTTTGAATAG
- a CDS encoding DEHA2D00924p (similar to uniprot|P29029 Saccharomyces cerevisiae YLR286C CTS1 Endochitinase), whose translation MFVSLIVSQLILLIKIVSALEVGSSNNVAVYWGQNSGGSQDRLSTYCESDSVDIVLLSFLNNFPNDFNLNFANQCGMTFEDGVLHCSAIGEDIKTCQAAGKTVLLSLGGGIGNYGFTSDAEAVDFASTLWNKFGAGTSADERPFDDAVVDGFDFDIENNNQVGYVALANELRTLFDQDSSKSYYLSASPQCPYPDQSVGDLLSNANLDFAFIQFYNNYCSLDQSEFNWNTWSDFAKSAPNDDIKLFVGLPGAPASGNGYVDAATVAKTIDEIKCDQALGGISLWDASSAFTNVNANDVNYIEQVASILNSEECSASSSSSVASSSTTQSSSSSTSNDMTASATSSNEITGASSASSLVSTLPHYSNGSVTSGLVSSDEGTTATVTGIQTTIITVTSCSDNHCSKVPIETGVTVVTEGSTSYTTYCPLDNTPSTETVSDVATTVITVTSCQDNKCDFATVTTGLTVVTEFDTVYTTYCPLTTESTAQNTITNSASVTQSDKTIAHSTVYPTSQNQTVAAIETYAEGMGSLVAGSWTLAIAAIFASLL comes from the coding sequence ATGTTTGTATCTCTTATTGTATCAcaattaattttgttaatCAAAATTGTTTCAGCTTTAGAAGTTGGCTCCAGCAATAATGTTGCCGTTTATTGGGGTCAGAATTCGGGAGGTTCGCAGGACAGATTGAGCACCTACTGTGAATCAGATTCTGTCGACATTGTCTTATTATCTTTTTTAAACAACTTTCCAAATGATTTCAACTTAAATTTCGCTAACCAATGTGGTATGACTTTCGAAGATGGTGTTTTACATTGCTCAGCAATTGGTGAAGACATCAAGACTTGTCAAGCTGCCGGTAAGACTGTCTTATTATCGTTAGGCGGTGGTATTGGAAACTATGGTTTCACATCAGACGCCGAGGCAGTAGACTTTGCTTCCACATTATGGAACAAGTTTGGTGCAGGTACCAGCGCTGATGAAAGACCTTTCGATGatgctgttgttgatggttttgattttgatattgaaaacaataatCAAGTTGGATATGTCGCTTTAGCCAATGAATTAAGAACCTTATTTGACCAAGATTCATCAAAGTCATATTATTTATCTGCTTCTCCTCAATGTCCTTATCCTGATCAATCAGTCGGTGACTTATTAAGCAACGCTAACCTTGATTTTGCATTTATTCAGTTTTACAATAACTATTGTTCTTTAGACCAATCAGAATTCAACTGGAATACATGGTCTGATTTTGCAAAGTCTGCTCCAAATGACGacattaaattatttgttggATTACCAGGTGCTCCTGCCTCTGGAAATGGATATGTTGATGCCGCTACCGTTGCCAAGactattgatgaaattaaatgtGATCAAGCTCTAGGTGGAATCTCCTTATGGGATGCATCCTCTGCATTTACTAACGTTAACGCTAATGATGTTAACTATATTGAACAAGTGGCAAGCATTTTAAATTCTGAAGAATGTAGTGCATCCAGTTCAAGTAGTGTTGCTTCGTCTCTGACAACGCAATCAAGCTCTTCTTCTACCTCAAATGATATGACAGCAAGTGCAACTTCTTCTAATGAGATTACTGGTGCCTCAAGTGCTCTGAGTCTTGTTTCAACTTTACCACATTACTCGAATGGTTCTGTTACATCAGGTTTAGTTTCTTCTGATGAAGGAACTACAGCTACTGTAACTGGTATTCAAACAACTATAATCACCGTTACAAGCTGTTCTGATAACCATTGTTCAAAGGTTCCAATCGAGACTGGTGTTACTGTTGTTACTGAAGGCTCTACTTCATACACCACTTACTGCCCATTAGACAATACCCCAAGCACTGAAACAGTATCAGATGTTGCTACAACTGTGATTACCGTTACCTCCTGTCAAGATAACAAGTGTGATTTTGCGACCGTAACTACTGGTCTTACTGTTGTAACTGAATTTGACACCGTCTATACTACCTATTGTCCATTGACTACTGAAAGTACTGCCCAAAACACAATCACCAACTCTGCATCTGTTACACAAAGTGACAAAACTATTGCACACTCTACTGTTTACCCAACTTCTCAAAACCAAACTGTTGCAGCTATCGAAACGTATGCTGAAGGCATGGGTAGTTTAGTTGCCGGTAGTTGGACTTTAGCAATTGCTGCTATTTTTGCTTCTTTGTTATAG
- a CDS encoding DEHA2D00946p (no similarity) — protein sequence MARQAYFDAIKDKLYGDTTVAKIWGDAYPALDEPEAPTEFPD from the coding sequence ATGGCAAGACAAGCTTACTTTGATGCAATCAAGGATAAATTATATGGGGACACTACTGTTGCAAAAATTTGGGGTGATGCTTATCCTGCTTTGGATGAGCCAGAGGCACCAACTGAATTCCCTGATTAG
- a CDS encoding DEHA2D00968p (similar to wi|NCU01430.1 Neurospora crassa) produces the protein MNRQSPHFNAWSTNPLESRKDVIEALHQQLEPLIPAFTDDGARVSLADTSAVFSMEAAELEGFARPLWGIVPFVYGGGEFRHWDLFRTGLSNGTDPSKPEYWGDVQDYDQHLVELAAIGFALCFVPEHIWNPLSDEAKDNLSKFLLKARENEFPHCNWKFFRIMIDLGLDKVGVTYDKSLTEAYMADIDTMYIDEGWYGDGGNNRIDYYNPFALHFYGMIYYLAMKDRDPERSNKYKSRALLFAKQFIHWFSDDGACIPFGRSCTYRFAVDGFWGMLSCVIRADETPVIPWGVLKGVYLRHLRWWSKQPVSYFKTNILSVGFSYPNQFMCENYNSPQSPYWSLKAFASLILPESHPFWTSKEEPLLLEDVNLKVPGMLISHNKGNTVSLTSGPYSGFIRHHAEKYSKFAYSSRYGFNVENNLKNFSSASLDNMIGFSYNDRDFFFRESNKSWIFRDGLYSEWSPAGAEDIEVKTWILQRGNYHIRVHRVDNNSSEDVVSSEGGFAANVMHDENVNKYITADPKAIAEIETSKDITLILNLMEDRKARVCKAEPNSNLISSKVIVPQLKGRIPAKSTAKFACAVYAQPKGEYNRDKFLESVNVPSEKELDVSKSGAERVTCNIPSNNDELMAKMIKKFQETD, from the coding sequence ATGAACAGGCAATCACCTCATTTTAACGCGTGGTCAACGAATCCACTTGAATCAAGAAAGGATGTGATTGAAGCTTTACATCAGCAATTGGAACCATTGATTCCCGCCTTCACCGATGATGGTGCAAGAGTTAGTTTGGCAGATACTTCTGCCGTGTTTAGCATGGAAGCGGCTGAATTAGAAGGGTTTGCAAGACCATTATGGGGAATTGTACCCTTCGTATACGGAGGGGGCGAATTCAGGCATTGGGATTTATTTAGAACAGGTTTATCCAATGGTACAGATCCAAGTAAACCAGAATACTGGGGGGATGTTCAAGATTATGATCAGCATTTAGTTGAATTGGCTGCTATTGGATTTGCCTTATGTTTTGTTCCAGAACATATTTGGAATCCTTTACTGGATGAAGCCAAAGACAATTTGTCCAAATTTTTGCTCAAAGCAAGGGAAAATGAATTTCCTCATTGTAATTGGAAATTCTTCAGGATAATGATTGATTTGGGGTTAGACAAGGTTGGTGTTACATATGATAAATCTCTTACGGAAGCCTACATGGCTGATATAGATACCATGTATATTGATGAAGGATGGTATGGTGATGGTGGCAATAATAGGATTGATTACTACAATCCATTCGCTTTACATTTTTATGGcatgatttattatctCGCCATGAAAGATAGAGATCCAGAAAGAagcaataaatataaaagtagagcattattatttgctaaacaatttattcattGGTTCAGTGATGATGGAGCCTGTATTCCATTCGGTAGATCATGCACTTATAGATTTGCCGTTGATGGATTCTGGGGTATGTTGTCATGTGTTATTAGAGCTGATGAAACCCCTGTCATTCCTTGGGGCGTGTTGAAAGGAGTGTACTTGAGACATTTGCGTTGGTGGTCGAAGCAACCAGTCTCATACTTCAAGACTAATATCTTGTCTGTTGGATTCAGCTACCCTAATCAGTTTATGTGTGAAAACTATAACTCTCCACAGTCTCCATATTGGTCTCTTAAAGCATTTGCATCGCTAATATTACCCGAGTCTCATCCATTTTGGACATCAAAGGAGGAACCACTATTGTTAGAAGACGTAAACCTTAAGGTTCCTGGAATGTTAATTTCACATAATAAAGGAAATACTGTCTCATTAACTAGTGGGCCATATCTGGGATTTATTAGACATCACGCTGAAAAATATAGTAAGTTTGCTTACAGCTCTAGATACGGTTttaatgttgaaaataatttgaaaaatttcagtTCAGCTTCTCTTGATAATATGATTGGCTTCAGTTATAATGATAGAGATTTCTTTTTTAgagaatcaaataaatcatgGATTTTCAGAGATGGATTGTACTCAGAGTGGTCACCGGCTGGTGCAGAGGATATAGAAGTCAAAACATGGATTCTTCAACGAGGAAATTACCATATTAGAGTACACCGCGTTGACAATAATAGTTCAGAAGATGTGGTATCACTGGAAGGGGGGTTCGCAGCTAATGTCATGCATGATGAAAAtgttaataaatacataaCTGCTGATCCTAAGGCCATTGCTGAGATCGAAACTTCTAAAGATATTACTTTAATTCTTAACTTAATGGAAGACAGAAAAGCGAGAGTTTGCAAGGCAGAACCAAATAGTAATTTAATTTCGTCTAAAGTTATCGTACCCCAATTAAAAGGTCGTATCCCAGCTAAGTCAACTGCTAAATTTGCTTGTGCCGTTTATGCCCAACCTAAAGGCGAATATAATAGGGATAAATTTTTGGAGAGTGTAAATGTTCCAAGTGAGAAAGAATTAGACGTACTGAAGTCTGGTGCTGAGAGAGTTACATGTAACATTCCCAGTAATAATGACGAACTCATGGCTaaaatgataaagaaattccAGGAGACTGATTAA
- a CDS encoding DEHA2D00990p (similar to uniprot|P40447 Saccharomyces cerevisiae YIL164C NIT1 Nitrilase followed by uniprot|P40446 Saccharomyces cerevisiae YIL165C), with product MKHNVAALQIGASPLGTKATMEKIMSYESRIKELNVQLVVMPEATIGGYPKGSTFGTYLGYRTQSGREEFAKYHRSAISLPGPETEALSDFSKRTGATLVIGVIEKDGATLYCTMIYIDPEVGYIGKHRKLMPTASERLVWGQGDGSGLITPDNKHLGKLGGAICWENYMPLYRATMYAKGINVYCAPTVDDRDIWKSLMRTIGTEGRLFVISAVQFLPTPEECGLDLPEWEKGKNCINGGSVIVNPYGDIIAGPLTGEEGLLTAEIDLDMIVEARYDLDVTGHYARNDIFKLTVDERPKDGVSFIN from the coding sequence ATGAAACATAATGTTGCTGCTCTTCAAATTGGGGCATCTCCTTTAGGGACTAAAGCTACAATGGAAAAAATTATGAGTTATGAATCACgaatcaaagaattaaatgTGCAACTAGTCGTTATGCCAGAAGCGACCATAGGGGGATACCCAAAGGGCTCGACATTTGGCACGTATTTAGGTTATCGTACTCAATCGGGACGAGAAGAATTTGCTAAATATCACAGAAGTGCTATTTCGCTTCCAGGTCCTGAAACAGAAGCTTTGCTGGATTTTAGTAAGCGGACAGGTGCTACCCTTGTTATTGGAGTCATAGAAAAGGATGGAGCAACATTATATTGCACTATGATATACATTGATCCGGAGGTAGGATATATTGGGAAACATAGAAAATTAATGCCTACAGCTTCTGAGAGATTGGTATGGGGCCAGGGTGATGGCTCTGGTCTAATTACACCGGATAATAAACACCTTGGTAAACTAGGTGGCGCTATTTGCTGGGAAAACTATATGCCATTATACCGTGCAACCATGTATGCCAAAGGGATAAATGTTTATTGTGCCCCGACTGTGGACGACCGTGATATTTGGAAATCATTAATGAGAACTATCGGTACTGAAGGAAGATTGTTTGTTATATCTGCAGTCCAATTCTTACCAACCCCTGAAGAATGTGGTTTAGATTTGCCGGAATGGGAAAAGGGCAAAAATTGCATCAATGGCGGCTCTGTCATCGTCAATCCATATGGTGATATTATTGCTGGGCCCCTTACGGGGGAAGAGGGCTTGTTGACAGCAGAGATAGATTTAGACATGATTGTGGAAGCACGATATGATCTCGACGTCACAGGTCATTACGCCCGTaatgatatattcaaattaacTGTGGATGAGAGACCAAAGGATGGCGTTTCGTTCATTAACTAA
- a CDS encoding DEHA2D01012p (similar to CA1190|CaCIP1 Candida albicans), whose translation MTKPTVAIIGTSGALGKPTLDAFESSIFADKFQFPIKTLSRSSKPSTDKIEYIQGSLDDEGTDKVVEAFKGVDVIIELSGPQVYGPVETLVKQVKPKLFIPSQFGTEIDKSDKVFPGFLDIKTKHSKAVRDVGIKTVDVITSLFASPGAFLYEIVGQVGIDPESKTVTYRGEPDLKFSFTHVNDIGRSVAAIAAIDPSKLPDKVRIQSGLITPSQVVERYEKDHNVKLTVKNESAEEALKAGQAKYAQGFNPADFLFYLNVLLSQGVDNGLRFSQNENELVNPGNNSWTWDQY comes from the coding sequence ATGACCAAGCCAACCGTTGCTATTATTGGTACCTCAGGAGCTTTAGGTAAGCCTACATTAGATGCTTTTGAAAGTTCAATTTTTGCAGACAAATTTCAGTTTCCAATCAAAACATTATCGAGATCATCCAAACCTTCAactgataaaattgaatacatcCAAGGTTCCTTAGATGATGAAGGAACTGATAAGGTAGTTGAAGCATTCAAAGGAGTCGACGTCATTATCGAATTATCTGGCCCTCAAGTATACGGACCGGTCGAAACTTTGGTCAAACAAGTTAAGCCTAAGTTATTCATTCCCTCACAATTTGGAACAGAAATTGATAAGTCTGATAAAGTGTTTCCCGGATTTTTAGATATTAAGACAAAACATTCTAAAGCAGTTAGAGATGTGGGTATTAAAACTGTTGATGTTataacttcattatttgcttCTCCAGGAGCTTTCTTATATGAAATCGTGGGACAAGTGGGTATTGATCCAGAATCAAAGACTGTTACTTACAGGGGAGAACCAGATCTCAAGTTTTCCTTTACTCACGTTAATGATATTGGTAGATCGGTTGCAGCAATCGCGGCCATTGATCCTTCCAAATTGCCTGACAAAGTCAGAATCCAGTCGGGTTTAATCACGCCTAGTCAAGTTGTTGAAAGATATGAGAAGGATCATAATGTGAAGCTTACagttaaaaatgaatcGGCTGAAGAAGCTTTAAAGGCTGGTCAAGCCAAATATGCGCAGGGTTTCAATCCGGCCGATTTCTTATTCTATTTGAATGTTCTCCTTTCCCAAGGTGTTGATAATGGTTTAAGATTTTCTCAGAACGAGAACGAACTAGTTAATCCGGGAAATAATTCCTGGACTTGGgatcaatattaa